CCAACGCAACAACATCTTCCCAAGCCGAAACAGCGTCGGCGGCTATCAGCGCTGGCTGTGGGATCGCGTCGTGGGCCTTCAAGACCAACGACGCACAAACATGCAGCTGGGCGGACGGTTTACCCATGCCCTAAGCCCCAGCACCTACTATGAGCTCCAACTCAACACGCTGCGCACCCAAAACGAAGTCGGCTCGACACCTACACCTCCCCTACTGCCCGATACCCTAGAAATTAACTGGGCGGTGGGTACCCTTTCATGGCCCAACAATAACTCCCCAGATGGGATTAACTATCAAGTAGGAAATGATATTTTTACTAAAGAAAAAACACACACGATTTCTTTTGAGGGCTCTTTAACCAGTCAGCTTACACCATATCACCTGTTACACGGAGGTATTCAAATCAATAGTTATCTTATTGATGTCTTTAACAGCGTAAACCTTCGGTCTACAAGACAAATAGAACGATATAGAGCAAGGCCATTTGAGGCTGCTATGTATCTCCAAGATAAGATGGAATTTGAGGGAATGATCGCAAATGTTGGACTACGTCTAGATATATGGTATTCTGGAATGAAATATTATGTAGATCTATTTGAGCCTTTTGGAAAACCAGATTCCTTAGGCAGGTTTAATCCTGAAAATGGAGTGCGACAAGCACCACCTGTACATGTACGGCTGCAACCGAGATTGGGCATTTCTTTCCCTATTTCTGTCAATACTGTATTCCATCTGAATTATGGTTCTTTTATGCAACGTCCTTCGTTCCAGTATATCGTTTCCCAGCGCGTTGGGCAGGTGCGTAATAATCCTATGATTTTGGGTAATCCAAGTCTCAAGCCAGAGACTACCAATAGTTACGATGTTGGCGTTGTGCAAGCACTTGGTGGTGGCTTTACTCTGGATGTTAGTGGATATTATAAAGATGTAAAAAATCTGGTTCAACAGGCTGATTTTATTGATGATCGGGCGGGTTATCAGGTTAGTTCCTACTTCAACCTTGACTATGCAGATATTCGTGGCTTTCGCATTGCTTTAAATAAGCGCAGAGGAGCATTGACAGGAGCGATTAATTATCAGTACAGCTATGCCACGGGTAAAAGCCCCACAGCAACAGCTGCGACACCTATTTTTAATCGTGACACCTTAGGTGTGGTTACAAATGATTTAACAAATGTGCCTACGCGGGATATTTTGCTCGATTTTGATCGTAGGCATAACTTGATTATTACAGCAACCTATACTACAGGAGAAACCTGGGGACCAAGAATTCTGAATAAGTATGTGTTCAATAATATGACTTTTTCTGTTTACTCTATTGCCAGAAGTGGAAGACCCTATACATCACCTTCAGATTTGAGAAAGATCAACACAAAACAGACACCTGCAGAATATAATACAGATATTAAAATTACTAAAAAGGTAAAAAACTTTTTTGGTGCACAGGCTTCATTTTACTTTGAGATATTTAATGTGTTTAACAATAAAATTTTGAACTATAACTATCTGTTCCGTAGGCCCACGCCTACAAATCCCAACCTTGCACTTCAGTACTATGAACAGTACCCGATTGATGATCGAGAAAATGGGGTGCGCTACTGGTGGGATAAGGGGCGACAGGGGCCTTTTGCCGTTGATCAGTCATTCTTGCTCTATAGTAATCAGCCGCGCTCCTATAACTTCGGCGTTGTGATTGATTTTTGAATTAGCGTATGCGCTCAATGAGATACATCAAAGTTTTTCTGCTTTTTACTCTGGTTATGAGTGCATCTGCCCAAGATCGGCAGTGGCAGGTGCATCGCCGGGGATTGTTGCACCAGACTATTTTCAATACAGGAGAGCTGGGTCGGCCCTATAGTGCTGGAGGGACGGTTCCAGAAGGCCGGCCTTCTTTGGAGTGGCCCCCCTATTCCCGAATGATTTTGGAGCGCCGTAACTATCCGGGTCACCACAACTCGTTTGGCAGCGGTGTTTGGCTAGCGGCGACTGCCCCCAGTGGGAGAAAATATGCTTTTTGTGGTGCGGTTTCGAACACGAATGGTGAGCCGGTTCCTGTGGTAGGGGTCTACAGTTTCCCGCTCGAAATTCGACGTATTGAGAACTTTCCGGTGCTGCCTTCGGGCGAGCTCAATCCTGAGTTTGATCCCAACGAAGCTGAAGAGATCATTATTTCCCGCTGGGATACGCCTGTAGGCATTCGGGTCACGCGCACCAGTCGTGCTTGGAGCTATCCAGGCTACGATAGCTTTATCATTTACGAATACGAATTCCAGAACATTACAGCCGACACGTTAAAAGATGTTTTTATCACGTTCGCAAATACGTTTGCCCCATCGATGTTTGGCTGGCAGCGGAACTATGGCGTCTGGTCGGAGGCTTCGCTGCGTGGCCAGCCGCCAGCTGGCACAGGTGACGTATTTGCGCGCTTTGATCTGAAGCGCTGGCTGAGTTACGTGCACACGCGGGATGGGTTGCCAGATCCTGTTTTCTTTGAACAATGGGCGCAACCAGGAGATCGGGGCGGGCTCAACGCTCCACAGGCTGTAGGCTTTATGGTGCTCTACTACGACTATGAGCACCTGGCCACCCGCAAGCAGACGCAGCAGGTCTTTCTGGTGCCAGCCGACAGCACAGGGATGTGGGACGAAAACGGCAAGCCGAAGCAGCCCTTCATGCTGCGCTATGAAAACGGCAACCTCTATGAGGCCAAAATTGCACCTTGGATGGATCCTTTGCTCCGGCGAAAAACGGGAATCTGGCATAGCCCTACGGACTCCACGCGCTTTGCAACGCAGTTTGAGCCAGAACTGTGGTCGTATTGGAAGGGACGGACAAGCACTTCCGCGAACTTGTCTTGGTGGCAACCTGCCGTGCATGCCTATGGGTTTTTCCCCTATGTGTTGCCTCCAGGCGAGACAATCCGCTTTGCCGTAGCTGAAGTCGTTGGCTATGGGCCCGGACAAAAAGACGATAAGGTCTATAAGGACCTGGGCGGTAGGGTTCGTGCCGGGGTAGATGCGGGCGAACTTTTTAGTCCAGTACCCAGCTGGTATGAGCAGCTAGCGTATCCTCACTTAGGAAGCAAAGGCTACATTGGCAGTACGTACTTGCAGGAGCATCCATTGCCTTGGTACGTCACGCCACCGGTAATCTCGATTCGAGATGTAGCCGATCAGGCTATTGAGCTCTATACCGGACGGCCTTTGGTTAAGCACGACACGTTGCAATACGATCCGGCTACAGCGCCTTCAAAAGGACGCTATAACACCATCCCGATCCCGTATCCCGCTCCAGCCATTCGTGTAGAAAATACCGCCTCCGGTGCCAACCGAATCGTTTGGGGCACGCAGGTCGAGCGCTTTTCAACCGTCCGACTACGCGCACCTTTTAGCCACTACGAAGTGCTTCGGGCACCCCATCCCCTGGGCCCCTGGAAGCTCATCGATACGGTTCAGCCTCAGGATCCGCGCTATTTCGATACCGAAACCGGGGAGTATGCGATTCTAGATCCAGAAAGCAGACCCGGCGAAACCGTAGCCTACGCCGTGGTTTCGGTGGATGCCGCAGGAGGCCGAAGCGGCATGACCAACCTGACCCTCCACGAAACCCAAGCCCCAGCTGCTGAACGGCTCGGTAAAGTCTACGTCATTCCGAATCCACTGATTGTGTCTAGCGGCCTAACCGGAAGTGACCCAAGAGGAGATATTCTGGACCGTATCCAGTTTGTCGGACTAACGCGGCGCTGCACGATTCGGATTTACTCTTATTCCGGCCAACTTGTGCGGGTGATTGAGCACGACCGGGATTCCTTCGGCACTCCGTGGTATCAGCTAACCATCAATAACCAGATCATCGCCTCTGGCGTGTATTTCTTTGTGGTCGAAGACCACGAGACTGGCGAGCGCGCTACCGGGAAATTTGTCGTGATTCACTAAAGCTATGACTAGCTTCCCTATAACACAGAAAGCCCTGTGCTTAGTGGCCCTACTGGCGCTGGGCATCTGCAACGCGCTGGCGCAAAAAGTAGGCAGCACCTCCATGCAGTTCCTCAAGGTGATGCCTTCTGCCCGTGCTGCAGCCGTAGGCGAAGCCTACAGCGTTTGGGCCTCAGGTGCCGAAGCCCTGTTTTGGAATCCGGGTGGACTTGCTTCGGTAGCACGCCATGAAGTTTCCCTGACCTATGTGGATTGGCTTTTCGATACCAAACAAGGCGCTTTTGCTTATGCCCTTTCCTTGGGCAATTTGGGCGCTATAGGCCTGCAGGTGCAATATGTAGACTTTGGTGTCTTTGAAGAGACAACCAATGAATTCCCCTATATCATCGATCCAGATCGCCCCGGAATGACTGGGCGCACATTTAGACCCTTCGGTTATCTCATAGGCGCTACCTACGGACGATACTTAACCGATCGATTCTCGCTTGGCCTAAGCATAAAATATGCTTACGAATCCCTTTTCAATGATAAAAGGGTGGAGCAGGTAATGATTCGTCCCGGAACTTACGCTGATGTAAATACATGGGCTTCGGGTATCCTATTTGATTTTGGCATGCGGTACAATACCGGATTCCGGTCCATTCAAATCGCTTCGGCAGTCCAAAATTTTGGCCCTAACGTTCGCTACGCTACGGAGGCATACCCCGTCCCGCTGCTTTTCAGAGTAGGGGTTGCCGCTCATCTGTTTGGTCCAATTGGCCTGCTTCAAGGAGGCTACGAAAAAAGTCGCCTCAGTGCAGCTTTTGATATTTTTCATCCTAATGATTATGCTCAACAGTTTCATATGGGTTTGGAGTATGAATTCATGGATATTCTTTCGCTCAGAGGAGGATATAAATTCAACTATGACTCGGACGGATTAACCCTGGGTATTGGCTTAAAATATAAGGTTGGAAATATGCAAGTTTCTATGGATTATAGCTATGGCTCAATGGGGGATTATCTCGAGGATGTGCAACGGATAAGCTTAGGGGTCATTGTGCCATGAACGATCTGCGGGTTGTCTGGGCGATAGCACTCTGGGTCTGGTTGTGTGGCAGCCTCATGCAGGAAAGCCAGGCTCAGGGATATGGTGGGCCACTCGGGATGCACGGGCTGCATCAGCTCAACATGCATGCTGCTGCTGCGCGTGCCTTTGGAGGAGTAACGCTAGGGCTTCGCGAAGAAATCGGGATAATGTTTCACCATCCCGCTGCCCTGCATGCACTGAGCACAGCCCAGTTTTCTATAGGCTTATATCAGGAAAATCGTGATCTCCAGCAAAAGCAGGAATACGCGCCGGTGCGTTATTATCCCAATCTGAGTCTCCTTTTAGAGGGGTTAACCTATAAGATTCCGGATCCGGACAGCACACGGGTAGGCACCTCCCCCAGGGATACTGTGCAGCGGCCGTTTGACGATATCGGTCCTAACTGGAAACACAAGCGCCGTAGCAGTAATCCCCTTCAAGGTATGATCGCGCTACCGCTACGTTTTACAGGCTTCCGATTGGTCGCTGGATTGGGGGCAGTAGAGTATGCCAACCTGGACCATTACTATCAGCATAACAACGTACTCAACCCTTCGATACTTTCGCAGCGGCCGCTTCCTACACCCCGTCCTACCGACGACAATCCACTGCAGGTAGATTGGTACCAGTTTATCCGCTCCCGGCAAGGAGCGCTGCAAGGATTCGGGGGAGCGATAGCTGCAGACGTAGAAGCGTTAAAGCTTGCTATCGGCCTGAGCGGCCTCGTAATTCGCGGGAGCTCCGAAGATCTTGAACAAGAGATCGCTCGAGGCCGGCTGACCTTCTATTCCAACGCTTTCCGCGTTGATTCTGTCTACCGACGTGTTACGCGCAGCGGCACTTCAACATTTAGCGGATATGAATTCACCTTGAGCAGTATTCTCTATGGCCGGTATGTAAGCTTAGGTGTTGTGCTTAAACCGCCGGTTACGTTTACCCGAACGTTTTCGCTGGAGGTAACCACCGATACCGGTAGCCATACGACAGTTGCTGCATTGCAAGGAGAAGACCGCATGCGGTTGCCCTGGCGCGGTACTATTGGTTTGGTACTGCGGCCCCGAGATGAACTCATGCTGGGGATGGAATATGAACTCCGGCCCTATGGATCGGCTCGCTATACCGATGCCCAAGGTAACACACACCGGCCCTGGGTTTC
This portion of the Rhodothermus bifroesti genome encodes:
- a CDS encoding TonB-dependent receptor, which codes for MAIGLLHRFRGSIVGLIGILPWVALAQNVGRIAGSVTDAATGDPLPGVNVTVVGTTLGAATDIEGQYYILNVPPGRYAVRASMIGYQPVVVEDVVVHADRTTQVNFSLSEAALEIGEIVVQAVRPDVERDKTATSHIVRFDEVQAVPGMRNISDVLALAADVIDGHFRGGRQGEEYYTLQGMGIVNPLDNSSAFMPIMSAVEEVEVITSGFSAQYGNAQSGVVRISMKEGSRTRWTSRLETRMRAPGRKHFGPSVFDPKANDYLRLLYYNEGNIWLTGDPGSDTPQPFYGAMASGLTSYFAGDVQAQLAMARALYEQMRRDVNRDYGNEIDYAVELASGGPINERMRMFMALGLTKQWPFLPTESPDVEYQVMGNVVTDVTESATFRLSGGLSHQRNNIFPSRNSVGGYQRWLWDRVVGLQDQRRTNMQLGGRFTHALSPSTYYELQLNTLRTQNEVGSTPTPPLLPDTLEINWAVGTLSWPNNNSPDGINYQVGNDIFTKEKTHTISFEGSLTSQLTPYHLLHGGIQINSYLIDVFNSVNLRSTRQIERYRARPFEAAMYLQDKMEFEGMIANVGLRLDIWYSGMKYYVDLFEPFGKPDSLGRFNPENGVRQAPPVHVRLQPRLGISFPISVNTVFHLNYGSFMQRPSFQYIVSQRVGQVRNNPMILGNPSLKPETTNSYDVGVVQALGGGFTLDVSGYYKDVKNLVQQADFIDDRAGYQVSSYFNLDYADIRGFRIALNKRRGALTGAINYQYSYATGKSPTATAATPIFNRDTLGVVTNDLTNVPTRDILLDFDRRHNLIITATYTTGETWGPRILNKYVFNNMTFSVYSIARSGRPYTSPSDLRKINTKQTPAEYNTDIKITKKVKNFFGAQASFYFEIFNVFNNKILNYNYLFRRPTPTNPNLALQYYEQYPIDDRENGVRYWWDKGRQGPFAVDQSFLLYSNQPRSYNFGVVIDF
- a CDS encoding T9SS C-terminal target domain-containing protein encodes the protein MSASAQDRQWQVHRRGLLHQTIFNTGELGRPYSAGGTVPEGRPSLEWPPYSRMILERRNYPGHHNSFGSGVWLAATAPSGRKYAFCGAVSNTNGEPVPVVGVYSFPLEIRRIENFPVLPSGELNPEFDPNEAEEIIISRWDTPVGIRVTRTSRAWSYPGYDSFIIYEYEFQNITADTLKDVFITFANTFAPSMFGWQRNYGVWSEASLRGQPPAGTGDVFARFDLKRWLSYVHTRDGLPDPVFFEQWAQPGDRGGLNAPQAVGFMVLYYDYEHLATRKQTQQVFLVPADSTGMWDENGKPKQPFMLRYENGNLYEAKIAPWMDPLLRRKTGIWHSPTDSTRFATQFEPELWSYWKGRTSTSANLSWWQPAVHAYGFFPYVLPPGETIRFAVAEVVGYGPGQKDDKVYKDLGGRVRAGVDAGELFSPVPSWYEQLAYPHLGSKGYIGSTYLQEHPLPWYVTPPVISIRDVADQAIELYTGRPLVKHDTLQYDPATAPSKGRYNTIPIPYPAPAIRVENTASGANRIVWGTQVERFSTVRLRAPFSHYEVLRAPHPLGPWKLIDTVQPQDPRYFDTETGEYAILDPESRPGETVAYAVVSVDAAGGRSGMTNLTLHETQAPAAERLGKVYVIPNPLIVSSGLTGSDPRGDILDRIQFVGLTRRCTIRIYSYSGQLVRVIEHDRDSFGTPWYQLTINNQIIASGVYFFVVEDHETGERATGKFVVIH
- a CDS encoding PorV/PorQ family protein, with product MALLALGICNALAQKVGSTSMQFLKVMPSARAAAVGEAYSVWASGAEALFWNPGGLASVARHEVSLTYVDWLFDTKQGAFAYALSLGNLGAIGLQVQYVDFGVFEETTNEFPYIIDPDRPGMTGRTFRPFGYLIGATYGRYLTDRFSLGLSIKYAYESLFNDKRVEQVMIRPGTYADVNTWASGILFDFGMRYNTGFRSIQIASAVQNFGPNVRYATEAYPVPLLFRVGVAAHLFGPIGLLQGGYEKSRLSAAFDIFHPNDYAQQFHMGLEYEFMDILSLRGGYKFNYDSDGLTLGIGLKYKVGNMQVSMDYSYGSMGDYLEDVQRISLGVIVP